From one Sesamum indicum cultivar Zhongzhi No. 13 unplaced genomic scaffold, S_indicum_v1.0 scaffold00128, whole genome shotgun sequence genomic stretch:
- the LOC105179212 gene encoding F-box protein At5g51370-like, with amino-acid sequence MAFSPEKENQNSLWFKNKKALNNVLFTMRLHSSTPKQKQPMNQTERIALSVVASQPTSKIQDFTLTNLVSDKTSLLSDEILLKIMSKLPKPQRNANFLVSKRWLNLQGRLVRSIRVLDWDFLISGRLFLRFPNLVHVDLVNGCLVFPRNSGISCINKIVSFHVGSEVESKDWFFNENFVLNADEIDKGLRVLAGGYPNLRKLVVINASEMGLLSVADECPTLQELELHMCNDEVLRGIAACQNLQILKLSGIVDGVYGSLVSDVGLTILAQGCKRLVKLELNGCKGSYEGIKAIGQCCQMLEELTLCNHKMEDGWLLALSYCQNLKTLRFSSCKRIDGTSLLDKELGSCPAVESLHLEKCQLRDKRSFCALFQVCRNVRELVLHNCWGLTDDVFGTASVLRRVRSLSLEGCSLLTTHGLESVLISCNKLQSLRVKSCNNINEDEIGPALSTVFSALKDLKWEPDRKSRLSATLAGTGMGKRGSKFLKRTCDWKSLPGS; translated from the exons ATGGCGTTTTCACCTGAGAAAGAGAACCAAAACTCGTTGTGgttcaagaacaagaaagcTTTGAACAATGTTCTCTTCACAATGCGCCTCCACTCTTCAACTCCTAAACAAAAGCAGCCTATGAATCAAACAGAAAGAATAGCTCTATCTGTTGTTGCCTCGCAGCCCACTAGCAAAATCCAAGATTTCACTCTCACAAATCTTGTTTCCGACAAAACTTCACTTCTTTCAGATGAAATCTTGCTCAAGATTATGTCGAAACTCCCAAAACCTCAGAGGAATgccaattttcttgtttccaaACGTTGGCTCAATCTGCAAGGCAGGCTTGTGAGGTCCATAAGGGTTCTTGATTGGGATTTTCTGATTTCGGGTAGATTGTTTCTGAGGTTTCCTAATCTGGTTCATGTTGATTTGGTTAATGGGTGCTTGGTTTTCCCCCGGAATTCAGGTATCTCTTGCATTAACAAGATTGTCTCTTTTCATGTTGGCTCTGAGGTTGAGTCTAAAGACTGGTTTTTTAATGAGAACTTTGTGTTGAATGCTGATGAAATTGACAAGGGTTTGAGGGTTTTAGCTGGTGGGTATCCGAATTTGAGGAAGTTAGTGGTGATCAATGCTAGTGAAATGGGGCTTCTGAGTGTGGCTGACGAGTGCCCCACATTGCAAGAACTGGAGCTGCATATGTGCAATGATGAGGTCTTGAGAGGAATTGCAGCCTGCCAGAATTTACAGATTTTGAAGTTGAGTGGGATTGTTGATGGAGTTTATGGCTCTTTGGTTTCGGATGTTGGATTGACTATTTTAGCTCAGGGATGTAAGAGATTAGTGAAACTTGAATTGAATGGATGTAAAGGGAGTTACGAGGGGATTAAGGCTATAGGCCAGTGCTGTCAAATGCTTGAGGAGTTAACCCTTTGCAACCACAAAATGGAGGACGGTTGGTTGTTGGCTCTTTCTTACTGTCAAAACTTGAAGACGTTAAGGTTTTCGTCGTGTAAGAGAATCGATGGAACTTCTCTGCTGGATAAGGAGTTGGGATCTTGTCCGGCTGTCGAAAGCTTACATTTGGAGAAGTGTCAGTTGAGGGATAAAAGGAGTTTTTGTGCATTGTTTCAAGTCTGCCGAAATGTGAGGGAGTTAGTTCTGCACAATTGCTGGGGTCTTACTGATGATGTGTTCGGCACTGCAAGTGTTCTCAG GAGAGTAAGGTCTCTTTCTTTAGAAGGGTGCTCATTGCTGACAACACACGGCCTGGAGTCCGTACTTATTTCCTGCAACAAGCTTCAGAGCCTCAGAGTGAAATCGTGCAACAACATAAACGAAGATGAAATCGGTCCTGCACTATCTACTGTGTTTTCAGCTCTTAAAGACTTGAAATGGGAGCCGGATAGAAAATCTCGTCTCTCAGCCACTCTTGCAGGAACCGGCATGGGAAAGAGAGGCAGTAAGTTCTTAAAGAGGACGTGCGACTGGAAATCTTTGCCAGGCTCTTAG